The Haloterrigena salifodinae genomic interval GGACCTCGTGCTCCACATCACCGAGACGCTCCGCGAGGTCGGCGTCGTCGACAAGTTCGTCGAGTTCTACGGTCCCGGCGTCTCGCAGCTCTCCGTCGCGGATCGGGCGACTATCTCGAATATGGCCCCCGAGCAGGGGTCGACGATCAGCATGTTCCCCGTCGACGAGAAGACCCTCGAGTATCTCGAACTGACGGGTCGCGACGAGGATCACGTCGAACTCGTCCGCGAGTACCTCGAGGCTCAAGGGCTGTTCGGCGATCAGGAGCCCGAATACACCGAGACCGTCGAGTTCGACCTCGGCGACGTCGAACCCAGCCTCGCGGGCCACAAGAAGCCCCACGACCGGATCCCGATGGGTGACTTAGACGAGCACTTCCCGAGCTTGCTCGAGGAGCAGGGCGTCATCGGACCGGGTGGCGAACCAGCGATCGGCGACGGCGGCGGTGCTGCCGCAGACGACGCGACCGCGTCCGGTCCCGGCCTCGCCTTAGGCGAGAAAGTCCCCGTCGAACTCGAGGACGGCACGGAGATCGAGATCGGCCACGGCGACGTGCTCGTCAGCGCCATCACCTCCTGTACGAACACCTCGAACCCCTCCGTCATGGTCGCCGCCGGCCTGCTCGCGCGCAACGCGGCCGAGCGGGGACTCGAGGTACCCGACTACGTCAAGACCAGCCTCGCGCCCGGCAGCCGAGTCGTCACGGAGTACCTGGAGCGAGCGAACCTGCTCGACGACCTCGAGGAACTGGGTTACCACGTCGTCGGCTACGGCTGTACGACCTGTATCGGCAACTCCGGACCGCTGCCTGCACCGATCGAGGACGCCATCGACGAGCACGACCTCTGGACGACCAGCGTCCTCTCGGGCAACCGCAACTTCGAGGCCCGCATCCACCCGAAGATCAAGGCCAACTACCTCGCTAGCCCGCCGCTGGTCGTCGCCTACGGCCTCGCGGGGCGGATGAACATCGACCTCGAGCACGAACCGATCGGCACCGACGACGACGGCGAGGCGGTCTACCTCGAGGACGTCTGGCCCGACAGCGAGGAGATCCGACGGACGATCCACGAGAGCGTCTCGCCGGAGCTGTTCGAAGAGAAGTACGCCAGCGTTTACGAGGGCGACGACCGCTGGGAGGCGCTGGATGCGCCCACTGGCGACGTCTACGACTGGGACAACGAATCGACGTACATCCGCGAGCCGCCGTTCTTCCAGGATTTCCCGCTCGAGGCCCCCGGCGTCGAGAACGTCGAGGGAGCCCGCGCGCTGCTCACCCTCGGCGACACGGTCACGACCGACCACATCAGCCCCGCGGGCCTCTTCGGCGAGGATCTGCCCGCCGGCCAGTGGCTCAAAGAGCGCGGCGTCGAACCCCACGAGTTCAACACGTACGGCTCGCGACGCGGCAACCACGAGGTCATGATGCGCGGCACGTTCGCCAACGTCCGCATCAAGAACGAGCTGCTCGACGGCAAGGAGGGCGGCTACACGATTCATCATCCGACGGGCGAAGAGACCACCGTCTTCGAGGCCTCCGAGCGCTACCGCGAGGAGGACACCCCGCTGATCGTCATGGCCGGCGAGGAACTGGGCACCGGCTCGAGTCGCGACTGGGCCGCCAAGGGAACTGACCTGCTGGGCATCCGCGCGACCATCGGCAAGAGCTACGAGCGGATCTACCGCGACAACCTCATCGGCATGGGCGTCCTGCCCCTCCAGTTCGACGACGGCGAGGGCTGGGAAGAACTCGGCCTCGAGGGCGACGAGTACTTCCAGATCGAGGGCTTGGAGGACGGCCTCGAGCCGAACGCCAAACTGACGGTCACCGCTGAAGACGACGAAGGTAACGTAACCGAGTTCGACGTGACCGCACAGGTCGACACCCCGATGGCGGTCGAGTACGTCGAGAACGGCGGCGTCCTCCACCTCGTTCTTCGGCGGCTGCTGCAGGAAGAAGCCGAGTAACGGGCTCGAGCAGCCGTTTATTCGAGCTCCGATCTCTGCTCTCTGCAGCGCCTAGGTCGATCACTCGCGGTGGCACGCGCCGAGTTGCGCCGAACGACCAGTGAGGGGCAACTCGAAGACGCGTGAGGGATGAGCGAGCGGGGCGAGGGATGAACGGAGTGAATCCATCGACGCGAGCGAATCGGTTGGGGAGGGTGTGGCGATTCCCCGTTGCCACGATAGCACCCGTTGCCCCCGCAGAAAGCGACGTCCCTCAAATCCGATTCTCTCCCTCGTACCGCGGCCTTTTACAACTGACAGCCGTACGCGAAACCATGACCGATCCGACCGCGCGCAATCGGCTCGAGGAGGAGGAGAGCCCCTACCTGCGCCAGCACGCGGACAACCCCGTCAACTGGCAGCCCTGGGACGAACAGGCCCTCGAGGCCGCGAAAGAACGCGACGTGCCGATCTTCCTCTCGATCGGCTACTCGGCGTGTCACTGGTGTCACGTCATGGAAGACGAGAGCTTCGAGGACGACGACGTCGCCGACGTGCTTAACGAGAACTTCGTCCCGATCAAGGTCGACCGCGAGGAGCGCCCGGACATCGACAGCATCTACATGACCGTCGCCCAGCTCGTCTCCGGCCGGGGCGGCTGGCCGCTGTCGGCGTGGCTCACGCCGGAGGGGAAACCGTTCTTCGTCGGGACCTACTTCCCGAAGGAGAGCCAGCGCAACCAGCCCGGCTTCCTCGAGCTCTGCCAGCGGATCAGCGACTCCTGGGAGAGCGGGGAGGACCGCGAGGAGATGGAACACCGCGCCGACCAGTGGACCGAGGCCGCGAAGGACCGCCTCGAGGAGACCCCAGACGGCGCAGGCGCCACAGGAGGCGCCGCCGAGCCGCCGTCGAGCGAGGTTCTCGAGACGGCGGCGAACGCCGTCCTCCGGAGCGCCGACCGCCAGTACGGCGGCTTCGGCTCCGGCGGCCCGAAGTTCCCCCAGCCCTCGCGACTCCACGTCCTCGCCCGCGCGTACGATCGGACCGGCCGCGAGGAGTACCTCGAGGTGATCGAGGAAACCCTCGACGCGATGGCCGCGGGCGGGCTCTACGACCACGTCGGCGGCGGCTTCCACCGCTACTGCGTCGACAAGGACTGGACGGTCCCTCACTTCGAGAAGATGCTGTACGACAACGCCGAGATTCCGCGGGCATTCCTCGCCGGCTACCAGCTCACCGGCGAGGAGCGCTACGCCGAGGTCGTCGCGGAAACGCTCGACTTCCTCGAGCGCGAACTCACCCACGACGAGGGCGGCTTCTTCAGTACGCTCGACGCCCAGAGCGAGGACCCCGAGACCGGCGAGCGCGAGGAGGGGGCGTTCTACGTCTGGACGCCCGACGAGGTCCGCGAGGTCCTCGAGGATGAGACCACTGCTGACCTCTTCTGTGCTCGCTACGACATCACCGAGTCTGGCAACTTCGAGGGGCAGAACCAGCCCAACCGCGTGCGCTCGCTCGAGTCGCTGGCCAACGAGTACGACCTCGCAGAAGACGAGATCGAAGACCAGCTCGAGGACGCCCGCGAGCGGCTGTTCGAGGCCCGAGAACAGCGCCCGCGCCCCAACCGCGACGAGAAGGTGCTGGCCGGCTGGAACGGCCTCATGATCAACGCGTGCACGGAGGCCGCGCTCGTCCTCGGGAACGACGAGTACGCCGAGCAGGCCGTCGACGCCCTCGAGTTCGTTCGGGATCGACTTTGGGACGCGGAGGAACAGCGACTCAACCGGCGCTACAAAGACGGAGACGTCAAGGTCGACGGCTACCTCGAGGACTACGCTTTCCTCGCTCGCGGGGCCCTCGGCTGCTATCAGGCCACCGGCGACGTCGACCATCTCGCGTTCGCGCTCGATCTGGCTCGCACCATCGAGGACGAGTTCTGGGATGAAGATCAGGGGACCATCTACTTCACCCCCGAGAGCGGCGAGTCGCTCGTGACGCGCCCGCAGGAACTCACCGACCAGTCGACGCCGTCGGCGGCCGGCGTCGCGGTCGAGACGCTGCTCGCGCTCGACGAGTTCGCGGAAGACGACCTCGAGCGCATCGCCGCGACGGTCCTCGAGACCCACGCGAACAAGATCGAGGCCAACTCCATGGAGCACGCCTCGCTGTGTCTGGCCGCCGATCGCCTCGAAGCGGGGGCGCTCGAAGTCACCGTCGCGGCCGACGAATTGCCCGACGGGTGGCGCGATCGGTTCGCCGACGAGTACCACCCCGATCGGCTGTTCGCGCTCCGACCGCCGACTGAAGAGGGACTCGAGGACTGGCTCGGCCGACTGGGGCTCGACGAGGCGCCGCCGATCTGGGACGGTCGCGAGGCCCGCGACGGCGAGCCGACGCTGTACGTCTGTCGCGATCGGACGTGCTCGCCGCCGACCCACGACGTCGAGGACGCCCTCGAGTGGCTGGGTGATAACGCGGCGGTCGAGACCTCGGGAGCGGAATCGCTCGAGGAAGACGAAAGCCCGTTCTGACGGTGCGAGCGAGAGGCGTGCTCGCCCGCCCGCTCATTCGTCCGGCTCGGACGTGGACTCGAGGTCCGCGTCGCCGACGACCGTTCGGTCGGGCGGGGTTGGCGTCGGCGCTCGCCCGAGCGTGAGCAGGCGCTCGGTGCGGGTGATCTCGTCCGCGCTCGGATCGTCCTTTTCGATCTGCTCGAACTCGACGGCCACGCCGTCGGACTCGGCGGCGATCCGAACGGCACACAGCTGATAGGACGGGTAGAACACCGGCGGAAGTATCCCCGCGACGACGTCTCGACGGTGAAGGCGCTTCAGCCACGTCCCGGTGTTGACGAGCACCCCGTCGCCGACCTCCTTCAACAGCGGGCGGTGGGTGTGTCCGTAGCAGAAGACCGCCGTCTCCGGCCGCTCGGCGAACAGCTCGCGGGCGGCCGCCGCGTACGGCTCGTCGGGGTCGACGGTGAGATCCGTCTCGAACACGCCGAACCGATCGACTGTTTTACCGACGTCGCGGAGGACAAAGTAGAGCGGAATTCCCGCGAGCACCAACACGCCCGCGATCGCCGCGTTGACGACGAGGAGGAAGTGGACCGCCTCCCCGACGAGACCCAGCCGGGCGAGCGCCGCGTCCACCGTCTCGACGGGCATCGTCCAGACGCCGGCCACGTCCAGCCCGGCGAGCACCGCGAGCAGGACGCTGATGTTGAGCAACAAAAGGATCGGGATCGCGGCGTACCGCAGGAGGGGGTTCATCTCGCGGTAGAAGTACTTCGAGAGGAGCCAGCGGGGGACCCGCTCGGTCGGCGTCACCGCCTGTACGTCCTTCAACCAGTTGAACCGCCCCCGTTCGGACAGGCGTCCGGCCCTGCTCGTGACGTTCGTATTGTAGTAGTATCCCATCGGCGTCTCGTACGGATTGCCGAAGTCCTCGAACCGATTGTTGGGGTCGCGCTGGTGGCCGTGTTCGAAGTAGATCGTCCGTTCGCCGACCGGTCGGGTGATTGACTCGGCCTGGACGAGGTCGACGTTGTACGCGGCCAACCGCTCGGCGTACTCGTCGTAGGCTGCGAGCTCGTTGTCGTGGTTCCCCGGCAACAGCGTGATCGGGATCGATTCGCCCGTCTCGCGAAGCTGTTCGAACAGTTTGGGGTACCGTTCGGTCAGAACGTCAAACTTCGCCGGCCCGTCAACTTCGGTGAACTCCCACAGCCCGAACGCGTCGCCATTGATGACGAGTTCTGCGTCCTCCTCGGTCGTCGCGAGCCGCTCGAGGAAGTCGAGCAACTCCTGAAGGAAGTCGACCTCGCCCAGCTGTTCGTCGCCGCCGATATGGAGATCGCTGATCACGTAGTAGACCGGATCGTCGGCGTCGGCTGCCATAGCGTTTCACGTCCGACGCCGGAGGGGATAGTGTTGGTCCCCTTAGAGACGAGACGCGCCGCTGTCGGGACGAGTCCGAACGCTACGAAACGGGGTCGAAACGGCCGGAATCGGGACGAGCTGAATCGCTTACTGCAGTTCTTCCTCGAGGCGGTCGGCCAGCCAGATCGCCGGCGGCTGGTCCTCCTCCTCGACGAATCGGGTCACTTCCTCGCCGTCGTCGTTCTCGACGACGACCGTCGGGATGTACTCGACGCCGTACTCCTCGACGCCGGGACCCTGCTTGTCCTCGTCGACGGCGATTTCGTCAATGCGGTCCTCGGGGACGCCCGCGGCATCGAGCGCGGCGCCGAAATCCGGAAGAAGTTTCCGGCAGTCCTTACACCAGTCGCCGCCCCAGACCTTGTACACCAGTTCGTCGTTGTGCGCTTCGAGCGTGTCGATCGCGTCCTCGTAGGAGGCCTCGTCCCACGCGGGATTGGGCTCCATGGTCTCGAGACTCATACTTCCCGATAGCGCGTCCGGGGGCTTAACGACGGTGTTTCCGTCACGGGAACGAATAGCCGGCACGTCCTGCCTGAGTCCAGCACCGGTTTACGTATCGACTTCCTAGGGGTTGCCAATGAAAGGCAGCATCCTGGACACCATCGGCTCGCCGCTCGTCCAGGTCGACTCGCCGGAAGGGGCGACGATCGCTACCAAGATCGAATCGTTCAACCCCGGCGGCTCGGCGAAGGACCGGCCGGCCCGCGAGATGATCCGGGCGGCCGAACGCGAGGGGCGGATCGAACCCGGTGACTGGCTCGTCGAACCGACCAGCGGCAACACCGGCATCGGGCTCGCGCTGGTCGCGGCCGCCCGCGACTACGACCTGACGATCGTCATGCCGGCGGACAAGTCCGAAGAGCGGCGCCGGGTCATGGCCGCCTACGGCGCCGAACTCGAGTTGGTCGAGGGGAACATGGAGGACGCCCGCGCTCGAGCGAACGAACTCGAGGCCGAGGGCGCGATCCAGCTCGGCCAGTTTGAGAACCCCGCTAACCCCGAGGCCCACTACAAGACGACCGGCGAGGAGATCGTCGAACAGGTCGGCGACCGCGAGATCGACGCCTTCGTCGCCGGCGTCGGCACCGGCGGCACGATCTCCGGCACCGGCCGGCGGCTCCGCGAGGAGTTCCCCGACATGGAGATCATCGCCGTCGAACCGGCGCGCAACGCCGTCCTCTCGACCGGCGAATCCGGCAGCGACAACTTCCAGGGGATGGGGCCCGGTTTCGTCAGCGACAACCTCGATCTCGACCTGATTGACCGCGTCGAGACGGTGAAACTCGAGGACGCCGAGGACGAGTGTCGGCGCCTCGCGCGCGACGAGGGCGTCCTCGTCGGCCAGTCCAGCGGCGCGACGAGCCTGGTCTCCCAGCGGATCGCCCGCGAGATCGCCGACCCCGACCTCGACTGCCCGACCGTGTCGGGTGCGTTCGACGAGTCGGCGGCCGCGCCCGAGCCCGACGGAGGCCGGGTCGACGACTGCCCGCTCGTGGTCACGGTCTTCTGGGACAGCGGCGAGCGCTACCTCTCGACGGGCCTGTTCGACTAACGGCCGGTCGCTCGTTCGCTCGAGTCGCCGTACGGACTCCCAATCGTTCGAGACGCGAAAATCGTTCTTTCACCTTGGCGAATGCCTTTTACCGAGCCCCGTCTCCCCTCGAGTAATGACTGACCGGTCGCGACGAACGATCCTCTGCGGGGCCGCCGGACTGATCACTCTCTCCGCCGGCTGTCTCGACGAGGCCGACGTCTCGGACGACGTCGACGGCACCGACGACGTCGACACCGACGAGAGCGAGCCCGAACCGGCTGCGAGCGACGCGCCCAGCGAAGACGACGGCCTCGAGGCGTCCGACACCGTTTCGTTCGACCACAACCAGCCTCGAGAAGCGGACGCGACGTTGCTTCCCAGCGCCGATCGAGCCCGCGGGTGGCTCGCGGACCGCGAACTCAACGGAGAGCGGTACACCGCGTTCGTCGACGAGACGACCTTCGACGACTCGGTCCTGCTCGGCCTCGAGGCGACGGGGCGGTCCCTCGATTACGAGCTGGCACTCGAGACGGTGACCGTCGAGGATGACGGCGACCCGACGCTCGTCGTCGAAGCGGCGGTTCGCGGGGAGTCGGACGAAGAATCGGGCCGTTTGAGCGGCCAGCAGCTGATCGGCGTCGGACAGCTCGTCCGCGCGACGTTCGACGGCGAGCCCGCGACGGACGCGTCCGTGACGATCGTCGACAGCGACGGCGAGTCCATTCAGAAAACGCTCGCCGTCGATAGCGCGAGCGAATCGACCGAAGCGAGCGGGTCTGCTTCCGACGCCGACGGCGCGTAGCAAACCGGTTCCGGTGCGTTCAGTTCTCGGCCGTGGCGTCGCTACGGCGAGTGTTCCGCTTCCGTGAGGCGAACGACGAGCGTCTCGTCGACGTCCCGGAGGTCGTAGGTCGGGAGTTCGCCGCCGGTCCGGCGCACGTACAGTGGTTCGACGAGCCGCCAGCTCGTCGTCTCGGCGCGCGTCTCGTCCGCGTCCGCCGACTCGTCCGACTCGGCGTCGTTCGCCGTCGGTTCGACGGCGTCACTCTCGCTCTCGTCCGCAGATTCAGCTCCGGCGTCGGGATCTGGCCCGACTCGCTCGAGGCCGTAGATCTTGCAGAACTCGGCGGTGTCGGCGGGCTCGAGGTCGCCGTTGCGGAGTTCCGTCGCGAGCGCTCGCGAGAGCCACTCGTCCTCGCTGACGCTCGGCTCTTGGACGAGCGCTGTGTCGACGAACCGGGTGAGATACCAGTTCAGGTCGTTCAGCAGGGAGACGGCCGCGCCGACGCTGACCGTCCGCAGGGAAATCGAGTTCTCGAACGGGCGGCGCAGATCGTACGTCGCGAGGGCCTCGCGGGAGGTCTCCCGGGAGAGGAGTTCGTACTGGAGGTTGCAGTCGGAATCCCCGATGAGACAGACGCGAGTCACTAGTCTGTGGTCGGTGCGTCTGTGTAATGTGGGTTTCGCTCCCTTCCGGCGAGCGCGGTCGACGGGTCGCCGCGGTGCTCGCGGGTCTCGTCGCGTCGTCAACCTCGCTCAGTTCGATTCGGAGAACCGTTCGTCGTCCGCGAACCGACTTCGTTCGCTCACGTCGTCGGGTCCGTCGGTGAACCGATCGATATCGTCGGTGTCGAGTGTCGAGATTGCTGGCGGGAACGTCCTGTCCGATCGTGTACTCGGAGGTCATCCCGCAGTCGTAACACTCGATGACGATATCCGCTTCGTAGGCCAGAATCCCCGCGTCGCTGTTCCCCTCGCAATCCGGACAGCACAGCCAGTCCTGGAACCGATAGTCGATCCCGCTCCTCGAGTTCGAGTTCGATACCGGGCGTCCGCGAGAGCGCCGGTCCGAGGACGAACTCGTCGGGCTCGATCGCGAACTCTAGAACGGAGCTCATGGGGACCAGTTCGGCGGTCGAACCGTAGCTGTTGCTCTCCGATAGCCGCGGACGGACGGCAAACGGCGAGCGTTCGGTATGTGGCGCAACGAACTCTAGCGTGAAAACGGAACGCGACTCGAGGGGGCCGAGTTACAACGCGACGCGGTGACCGATACCGAGGCGGTCAGGGCGCGACCAGGTCCGCGTGCTTCGCCGCTTCTTCGGCCCGCTCGAGGAGGTCGTCGGGCTCGTGTGCGAGCAGCGGCTCGAGGCGGGCGTTGGTCTCGACGCGGTCGGGCGTGACGCGGTTGCAGCCGGCGTCGATCGTCGAGTCGGTGAACGTGCCGATATCGCGGGCCTGAGCGACGATATCCTGCTTGTCGCGGGTCAGCAGCGGGCGGTGGATCGGGAGGTCGGCGGCGCGGCTGGTGACGCCGAGGTTCTGGAGGGTCTGGCTGGACTTCTGGCCGACGGCCTCGCCGGTGACGATCCCGTGGGCGTCGACACGCTCGGCCAGCGTCTCGGCGGCTCGGTAGAAAAAGCGGCGCAGGGAGAGCATCCGCCCCTTGTCCATCTCTCGGACCAGCAGGTCGACCGTCTCGCCACCGGGGATCCGGTAGACGTCCATGTCGAAATTGGGCGCGTACTCGGAGAGGAGCCGAACAGTTTCCATCGCACGCGCCTCGTGATCGATCCCGCCGTAGTCGCCGAGGTCGACGTAGGCCGGCACGATCGGGCTCCCCCGCTTCATGATCTCGTAGGCCGCGACCGGCGAGTCGATCCCGCCGCTGACCAGCGCGACTGCGGGCTCCTGGGAACCGAGCGGCAGCCCGCCCGGACCGGAGCGCTTCTCGAGGTAGACGTAGGTACACTTATCGCGGACTTCGACGCCGAAGGTGACGTCGGGATCGTCGAGGTCGACTTCGGGCTCGAACTCGTCCTCGACGGCGGCCCAGACGGCGTC includes:
- the acnA gene encoding aconitate hydratase AcnA — protein: MSNDSLSDAVREFEHDGETYKMADLTVLEEQGLCELEKLPVSVRVLLESVLRNAATDGDTVDADAVRAAAAWEPDVPDAEVPFTVSRVVLQDLTGVPAVVDLAALRSAAEREGVDPTVVEPEVPCDLVIDHSVQVDHFGSADAYEKNVEIEYERNEERYRAIKWAEGAFEDFNVVPPGTGIVHQVNLEHLGRVVHEREVNGEQWLLPDTLVGTDSHTPMIGGIGVVGWGVGGIEAEAALLGQPINMSLPEVVGVRLSGELPEGATATDLVLHITETLREVGVVDKFVEFYGPGVSQLSVADRATISNMAPEQGSTISMFPVDEKTLEYLELTGRDEDHVELVREYLEAQGLFGDQEPEYTETVEFDLGDVEPSLAGHKKPHDRIPMGDLDEHFPSLLEEQGVIGPGGEPAIGDGGGAAADDATASGPGLALGEKVPVELEDGTEIEIGHGDVLVSAITSCTNTSNPSVMVAAGLLARNAAERGLEVPDYVKTSLAPGSRVVTEYLERANLLDDLEELGYHVVGYGCTTCIGNSGPLPAPIEDAIDEHDLWTTSVLSGNRNFEARIHPKIKANYLASPPLVVAYGLAGRMNIDLEHEPIGTDDDGEAVYLEDVWPDSEEIRRTIHESVSPELFEEKYASVYEGDDRWEALDAPTGDVYDWDNESTYIREPPFFQDFPLEAPGVENVEGARALLTLGDTVTTDHISPAGLFGEDLPAGQWLKERGVEPHEFNTYGSRRGNHEVMMRGTFANVRIKNELLDGKEGGYTIHHPTGEETTVFEASERYREEDTPLIVMAGEELGTGSSRDWAAKGTDLLGIRATIGKSYERIYRDNLIGMGVLPLQFDDGEGWEELGLEGDEYFQIEGLEDGLEPNAKLTVTAEDDEGNVTEFDVTAQVDTPMAVEYVENGGVLHLVLRRLLQEEAE
- a CDS encoding PLP-dependent cysteine synthase family protein — encoded protein: MKGSILDTIGSPLVQVDSPEGATIATKIESFNPGGSAKDRPAREMIRAAEREGRIEPGDWLVEPTSGNTGIGLALVAAARDYDLTIVMPADKSEERRRVMAAYGAELELVEGNMEDARARANELEAEGAIQLGQFENPANPEAHYKTTGEEIVEQVGDREIDAFVAGVGTGGTISGTGRRLREEFPDMEIIAVEPARNAVLSTGESGSDNFQGMGPGFVSDNLDLDLIDRVETVKLEDAEDECRRLARDEGVLVGQSSGATSLVSQRIAREIADPDLDCPTVSGAFDESAAAPEPDGGRVDDCPLVVTVFWDSGERYLSTGLFD
- a CDS encoding metallophosphoesterase gives rise to the protein MAADADDPVYYVISDLHIGGDEQLGEVDFLQELLDFLERLATTEEDAELVINGDAFGLWEFTEVDGPAKFDVLTERYPKLFEQLRETGESIPITLLPGNHDNELAAYDEYAERLAAYNVDLVQAESITRPVGERTIYFEHGHQRDPNNRFEDFGNPYETPMGYYYNTNVTSRAGRLSERGRFNWLKDVQAVTPTERVPRWLLSKYFYREMNPLLRYAAIPILLLLNISVLLAVLAGLDVAGVWTMPVETVDAALARLGLVGEAVHFLLVVNAAIAGVLVLAGIPLYFVLRDVGKTVDRFGVFETDLTVDPDEPYAAAARELFAERPETAVFCYGHTHRPLLKEVGDGVLVNTGTWLKRLHRRDVVAGILPPVFYPSYQLCAVRIAAESDGVAVEFEQIEKDDPSADEITRTERLLTLGRAPTPTPPDRTVVGDADLESTSEPDE
- a CDS encoding thioredoxin domain-containing protein — its product is MTDPTARNRLEEEESPYLRQHADNPVNWQPWDEQALEAAKERDVPIFLSIGYSACHWCHVMEDESFEDDDVADVLNENFVPIKVDREERPDIDSIYMTVAQLVSGRGGWPLSAWLTPEGKPFFVGTYFPKESQRNQPGFLELCQRISDSWESGEDREEMEHRADQWTEAAKDRLEETPDGAGATGGAAEPPSSEVLETAANAVLRSADRQYGGFGSGGPKFPQPSRLHVLARAYDRTGREEYLEVIEETLDAMAAGGLYDHVGGGFHRYCVDKDWTVPHFEKMLYDNAEIPRAFLAGYQLTGEERYAEVVAETLDFLERELTHDEGGFFSTLDAQSEDPETGEREEGAFYVWTPDEVREVLEDETTADLFCARYDITESGNFEGQNQPNRVRSLESLANEYDLAEDEIEDQLEDARERLFEAREQRPRPNRDEKVLAGWNGLMINACTEAALVLGNDEYAEQAVDALEFVRDRLWDAEEQRLNRRYKDGDVKVDGYLEDYAFLARGALGCYQATGDVDHLAFALDLARTIEDEFWDEDQGTIYFTPESGESLVTRPQELTDQSTPSAAGVAVETLLALDEFAEDDLERIAATVLETHANKIEANSMEHASLCLAADRLEAGALEVTVAADELPDGWRDRFADEYHPDRLFALRPPTEEGLEDWLGRLGLDEAPPIWDGREARDGEPTLYVCRDRTCSPPTHDVEDALEWLGDNAAVETSGAESLEEDESPF
- a CDS encoding DUF5804 family protein, giving the protein MTRVCLIGDSDCNLQYELLSRETSREALATYDLRRPFENSISLRTVSVGAAVSLLNDLNWYLTRFVDTALVQEPSVSEDEWLSRALATELRNGDLEPADTAEFCKIYGLERVGPDPDAGAESADESESDAVEPTANDAESDESADADETRAETTSWRLVEPLYVRRTGGELPTYDLRDVDETLVVRLTEAEHSP
- a CDS encoding tRNA sulfurtransferase — encoded protein: MSPPGADTVLVRHGDLNTKSNTVKRYMVDVLCENLEALLEDRSIPGDVERKWNRPLIHTTEDAVEAATDAATDAFGVVSASPALTVSTEKERILEALTEAARECYDGGAFAVDARRANKDVPYSSEDLAREGGDAVWAAVEDEFEPEVDLDDPDVTFGVEVRDKCTYVYLEKRSGPGGLPLGSQEPAVALVSGGIDSPVAAYEIMKRGSPIVPAYVDLGDYGGIDHEARAMETVRLLSEYAPNFDMDVYRIPGGETVDLLVREMDKGRMLSLRRFFYRAAETLAERVDAHGIVTGEAVGQKSSQTLQNLGVTSRAADLPIHRPLLTRDKQDIVAQARDIGTFTDSTIDAGCNRVTPDRVETNARLEPLLAHEPDDLLERAEEAAKHADLVAP
- a CDS encoding TlpA family protein disulfide reductase — protein: MSLETMEPNPAWDEASYEDAIDTLEAHNDELVYKVWGGDWCKDCRKLLPDFGAALDAAGVPEDRIDEIAVDEDKQGPGVEEYGVEYIPTVVVENDDGEEVTRFVEEEDQPPAIWLADRLEEELQ